A DNA window from Tenuifilaceae bacterium CYCD contains the following coding sequences:
- a CDS encoding phosphate starvation protein PhoH, with protein sequence MTSKKTVSERIILIEGIDPLVLYGVNNTRYDSIARHFPKLKLIARGNEIKAIGDDDLIDELEDKINKMIDFHRKYGFLTETNIQDFLTDNLESINQAEEDAADVLVFGNHGKAIKARTVNQRKLVELYADNDLLFAIGPAGSGKTYTAIALAVRALRNKEVKRIILTRPAVEAGERLGFLPGDMKEKLDPYLQPLYDALHDMIPAKKLVEFMEDGTVQIAPLAFMRGRTLDNAFVILDEAQNTTISQMKMFLTRMGKNAKFVVTGDLTQIDLPRKEDSGLVKTIKLLDGINDIAVINFDVRDIIRHKLVKYIVNAFDRDAEEKHQRQNSNQNNNQSTLE encoded by the coding sequence ATGACATCGAAGAAAACAGTGAGTGAGAGAATTATCCTAATTGAGGGTATCGACCCGTTAGTTCTTTACGGCGTAAACAACACACGCTACGATTCAATTGCACGTCATTTCCCAAAACTCAAACTTATTGCTCGTGGCAACGAGATTAAGGCCATTGGCGATGATGATTTAATTGATGAGTTGGAGGATAAAATCAATAAAATGATTGATTTCCACCGAAAGTATGGCTTTTTAACTGAGACCAATATTCAGGATTTCCTTACCGATAATCTTGAGTCAATTAATCAGGCCGAGGAGGATGCTGCCGATGTGCTTGTTTTTGGAAATCACGGAAAAGCGATAAAGGCTAGAACCGTAAACCAGCGTAAACTGGTTGAACTATATGCCGACAACGATTTGCTTTTTGCCATTGGCCCTGCAGGTTCTGGTAAAACCTATACTGCTATTGCGCTTGCAGTTCGTGCATTACGGAATAAGGAGGTTAAACGTATTATTCTAACTCGTCCTGCTGTTGAGGCTGGCGAACGTTTAGGATTTTTGCCTGGAGATATGAAGGAAAAACTCGATCCATACCTACAACCTCTTTACGATGCATTGCACGATATGATTCCTGCAAAAAAATTGGTGGAATTTATGGAGGATGGAACTGTTCAGATTGCACCTTTAGCTTTTATGCGCGGTCGCACGCTCGACAATGCTTTTGTAATTTTGGATGAAGCGCAGAATACAACCATCAGCCAGATGAAGATGTTTCTTACCCGTATGGGTAAAAACGCTAAGTTTGTTGTAACCGGTGATTTAACCCAGATAGATTTACCACGAAAAGAGGATTCAGGACTAGTAAAGACCATTAAGTTACTTGATGGAATTAACGACATAGCAGTTATTAACTTCGATGTGCGTGATATAATTCGCCATAAACTTGTTAAGTATATTGTAAATGCAT
- the fjo14 gene encoding hypothetical protein: MENGNSKTKIITLTTDWNKHDYYIGMLTGRLLSISPNLNIVELSHKVPPFDHIHAAFVLKHSFENFPAGTIHLCLVNTENTEGKQLLLFEYRNHYLIIPDNGILGLITKDAPKKVFSFPYEESSSFASLDAAASAIKALVSDSEIDDIAVITENYKQSIPLRAAINETTITGSVIFIDSYLNAITNISRDLFERVGKGRRFTIYVQSFNYRIDEIVKTYSDVEEGELLALFNTLNLLEVALNNGFAAEMHALQVGSSIMVKFHDN, encoded by the coding sequence ATGGAAAACGGCAACTCAAAAACAAAGATAATTACTCTTACAACCGACTGGAACAAACACGATTACTATATCGGAATGCTCACTGGCCGATTGCTTTCCATTTCGCCCAATCTTAACATTGTTGAGTTAAGCCATAAGGTTCCTCCGTTCGACCATATTCACGCGGCTTTTGTTCTAAAGCACAGTTTTGAAAATTTTCCTGCGGGAACAATTCATCTGTGCCTGGTAAATACCGAAAATACAGAAGGCAAGCAACTCCTGCTTTTTGAGTATCGGAATCACTACCTGATTATTCCCGACAATGGAATTCTTGGCTTAATTACAAAGGATGCACCCAAAAAGGTTTTCTCGTTTCCTTACGAGGAAAGTTCCAGCTTTGCGTCGCTCGATGCTGCCGCATCGGCAATTAAAGCGTTAGTTAGCGACTCAGAAATCGATGATATTGCAGTTATCACTGAAAATTACAAGCAGAGTATTCCGCTTAGAGCGGCCATTAACGAAACAACTATCACTGGAAGTGTTATTTTTATTGATTCTTACCTTAATGCAATAACCAATATATCGCGCGATTTATTTGAGCGCGTAGGCAAAGGGCGAAGATTTACAATCTACGTTCAAAGTTTCAACTACAGGATTGATGAGATTGTAAAAACCTACTCCGATGTGGAGGAGGGTGAGCTTTTAGCCCTGTTTAACACGCTAAACCTATTGGAGGTTGCGCTAAATAACGGTTTTGCAGCCGAAATGCACGCCTTGCAGGTTGGCTCAAGCATTATGGTAAAATTTCACGACAATTAA
- a CDS encoding nucleoside triphosphate pyrophosphohydrolase — translation MNNDLRKKEALEAFGKLLDIMDELREKCPWDKSQTMDTIRPLTIEETYELSEGILENDLSSIQKELGDILLHIVFYSKIADEQKAFDIVDVINSLSKKLIYRHPHIYGDVKVNNSNEVIQNWELLKTKEKDGNKTVLSGVPSSLPALIKANRIQEKVRAVGFDWEEPNQVWDKVAEEMEELRVEIRKGNAEKMEQEFGDFLFSMVNVARLFNIDPETALEHTNRKFMKRFNYLESKTIKQGQSLKEMTLDQMNVIWEEAKQFDKE, via the coding sequence ATGAATAACGATTTACGCAAGAAAGAAGCTCTTGAAGCATTTGGAAAACTTTTGGATATTATGGATGAACTCCGCGAGAAATGTCCCTGGGATAAAAGCCAGACAATGGATACCATTCGTCCGCTTACCATTGAGGAGACGTACGAACTTTCCGAAGGAATTCTTGAAAACGATTTATCATCAATCCAGAAGGAACTCGGCGATATTCTGCTTCATATTGTTTTTTACTCCAAAATTGCCGATGAGCAAAAAGCTTTTGACATAGTAGATGTTATAAACAGTCTTTCGAAGAAATTAATATATCGGCATCCGCATATTTACGGTGATGTTAAGGTTAACAACTCCAATGAGGTAATTCAAAACTGGGAACTTCTAAAAACCAAGGAAAAGGATGGTAACAAAACCGTTCTATCTGGAGTTCCTTCTTCTTTACCCGCGCTAATTAAGGCCAATAGAATTCAGGAAAAGGTGCGTGCTGTTGGATTCGATTGGGAAGAGCCAAATCAGGTTTGGGACAAGGTTGCCGAGGAAATGGAGGAATTAAGAGTTGAAATAAGAAAAGGTAACGCCGAGAAAATGGAACAAGAATTTGGCGATTTTTTATTCTCTATGGTCAATGTGGCTAGGCTTTTCAATATCGACCCCGAAACTGCCTTGGAGCATACAAATAGGAAATTTATGAAACGGTTCAACTACCTTGAATCTAAAACCATTAAGCAAGGTCAATCGCTCAAGGAAATGACCCTCGACCAAATGAATGTTATTTGGGAAGAGGCAAAACAGTTTGATAAAGAATAG
- a CDS encoding glutathione ABC transporter permease, with the protein MIPGDPARMVMGQRTDSASLAAARHDLGLDKPLGYQYLKYLNDFSPISIHNPRNSDSYIYLDKTLYTGAISLISFGKSRVLVLKFPYLRRSYQSKKTVTSIVGETLPNTFILALTSMIFATIVGIFLGIIAAIKKDSIFDKSALIFSAFGMSLPSFFAAILVGWIFAFLLGKYTGLNLTGNLWVVDDFGEGIHLQLKNLILPTLTLGLRPLSIITQLTRSSMLETLSQDYIRTAKAKGLKFSAIISKHALKNSLNPVVTAVSGWFASLMTGVIFVEYIFGWKGLGYVMVNALNSYDVPLVIGCVVSLSLIFVVINLLVDILYSVLDPRVKFS; encoded by the coding sequence ATGATTCCTGGTGATCCAGCCCGAATGGTTATGGGACAACGCACCGATTCGGCATCGCTTGCAGCTGCCCGTCACGATTTGGGATTGGATAAACCTCTGGGCTATCAATACCTAAAGTACCTGAACGATTTTTCGCCAATATCAATCCACAACCCAAGAAATTCTGATAGTTATATTTATCTCGATAAAACTTTATACACAGGCGCCATTAGTTTGATATCTTTTGGAAAAAGCAGAGTTCTTGTGCTGAAATTTCCGTACCTGCGTCGCTCATATCAAAGTAAAAAAACAGTTACATCGATAGTAGGTGAAACGTTACCCAACACTTTTATTTTGGCACTTACATCGATGATTTTTGCAACAATTGTTGGAATTTTTCTTGGAATAATTGCTGCAATAAAAAAGGACTCAATCTTCGACAAAAGTGCACTTATATTTTCAGCGTTTGGAATGTCGCTACCATCGTTCTTTGCGGCAATACTTGTGGGTTGGATATTTGCTTTTTTATTGGGCAAATATACTGGGCTTAACCTTACAGGAAACCTTTGGGTAGTTGACGATTTTGGCGAGGGAATTCACCTTCAACTCAAAAACTTGATTCTTCCTACGCTAACACTGGGCTTGCGCCCACTCTCAATAATTACCCAGCTAACCCGCAGCTCAATGCTCGAAACACTGAGTCAGGATTACATTAGAACAGCCAAAGCCAAAGGATTAAAATTCAGTGCAATAATTAGCAAACATGCACTTAAGAATTCGCTAAACCCCGTGGTAACTGCAGTATCGGGTTGGTTTGCCTCGTTGATGACAGGTGTAATATTTGTGGAGTATATTTTTGGTTGGAAAGGACTTGGCTATGTAATGGTAAACGCACTTAACAGTTACGATGTTCCTCTTGTTATTGGATGCGTGGTGTCCTTATCATTAATTTTTGTGGTCATTAATTTGCTTGTGGATATTCTTTACTCGGTACTCGACCCAAGAGTAAAATTTAGTTGA
- the tpiA gene encoding triosephosphate isomerase, translating to MRKKIVAGNWKMNTMLPEGFNLAKEVISKSAGVPADVELIVIPPFTHLSEVVKITKGSRVKVGAQNCAMWDKGAYTGEVSAPMLNSVGIEYVILGHSERREYFGEDNQMLFKKIDLVLANSLAPIFCCGEKLDERESNNHFKVVEQQVSESLYGLNAEQMLKVVIAYEPVWAIGTGKTATAEQAQEMHAFIRQLLTKKFGASVANEISILYGGSCKPSNAAEIFAKADVDGGLIGGASLVADDFIGIAKAF from the coding sequence ATGAGAAAGAAGATTGTAGCAGGAAACTGGAAGATGAACACAATGCTTCCTGAAGGTTTTAACTTGGCAAAGGAAGTAATATCAAAATCGGCCGGTGTACCCGCTGATGTTGAACTTATAGTAATACCGCCATTTACGCATTTAAGCGAAGTAGTAAAAATTACCAAGGGAAGTCGCGTTAAGGTTGGCGCGCAGAACTGTGCAATGTGGGACAAAGGAGCATATACTGGTGAAGTTTCTGCACCAATGCTCAACTCCGTTGGTATTGAATACGTGATTCTTGGTCACTCCGAGCGTCGTGAGTACTTTGGCGAGGACAACCAAATGCTTTTCAAAAAAATAGATCTTGTACTAGCAAACTCCTTAGCCCCAATATTCTGCTGTGGCGAAAAACTGGATGAACGCGAGAGCAACAATCACTTTAAGGTTGTTGAGCAACAGGTTAGCGAATCGCTATATGGCTTAAATGCTGAGCAAATGCTAAAAGTAGTTATAGCCTACGAGCCTGTTTGGGCAATTGGAACGGGTAAAACTGCTACAGCCGAACAAGCACAGGAGATGCACGCATTTATTCGTCAACTTTTAACCAAAAAATTTGGAGCAAGCGTAGCCAACGAAATAAGCATCCTTTACGGCGGAAGCTGTAAACCATCAAATGCTGCAGAGATCTTTGCTAAAGCCGATGTTGATGGAGGTTTAATTGGTGGCGCATCGCTAGTGGCCGATGACTTTATTGGAATAGCAAAAGCATTTTAG
- the prmA gene encoding ribosomal protein L11 methyltransferase, which yields MSYTELVINVTPPSEETNSILIAQLSELGFESFMEDDKGFRAYIKSKKDFSAEQTIESLFLPEGVSINFEVNSIADKNWNEVWESNFDQILVDNKCLVRASFHTNFPKTDYEIIIDPKMSFGTGHHQTTHLMINALLNTDVTGLTVLDMGCGTGVLAILAEMKNAAKVIAIDNDEWAYRNSLENVAENKCTRTEVLLGDAALLEGKKFDLIIANINLNILLNDLSTYKSSLNPNGKLFMSGILRSDVTTLIQASGKLGLKHQETFYRDDWAMVSFSN from the coding sequence ATGAGTTACACAGAACTAGTAATCAACGTAACACCTCCTAGCGAGGAAACCAATAGCATTCTCATTGCCCAACTATCCGAGTTGGGCTTTGAGAGTTTTATGGAGGACGACAAGGGTTTTCGTGCTTACATAAAATCCAAGAAGGATTTTTCTGCAGAACAGACAATCGAAAGTCTATTTCTTCCCGAAGGAGTTTCTATAAATTTTGAGGTAAATAGTATTGCCGATAAGAACTGGAACGAGGTTTGGGAATCGAACTTCGATCAAATTCTTGTAGATAATAAATGTTTGGTTCGAGCATCATTCCATACTAATTTTCCAAAAACCGATTACGAAATAATTATAGACCCAAAAATGTCGTTTGGAACAGGCCATCATCAAACTACACACCTAATGATTAATGCACTGTTGAATACTGATGTAACGGGATTAACAGTCCTAGATATGGGTTGCGGAACTGGAGTATTGGCTATTTTAGCAGAAATGAAGAATGCCGCAAAAGTTATCGCTATAGATAATGATGAATGGGCATACCGAAACTCATTGGAAAATGTAGCCGAAAATAAATGTACAAGAACAGAGGTGCTCCTTGGCGATGCAGCATTACTTGAAGGCAAAAAATTCGATCTAATCATTGCAAACATCAACCTAAATATTCTGCTAAACGATTTATCAACCTACAAATCAAGCCTAAACCCTAACGGCAAACTATTTATGAGCGGTATCCTACGCTCCGATGTAACCACATTAATTCAAGCATCGGGGAAGTTAGGCCTGAAGCATCAAGAAACATTCTACCGCGACGATTGGGCTATGGTTTCTTTTTCTAACTAA
- a CDS encoding phosphoesterase produces the protein MKKIGLLSDTHGFWDDGLDVFFADCDEIWHAGDIGALELADKISKFKPFRAVHGNIDDHRIRISYPNFLHFKIEGVRVLITHIGGTPGRYDVQAKPLIETLSANIFICGHSHILKVKFDKKHNFLFINPGAAGNSGFHTVKTAVRFVIDGESIKDMEVWEKIRKGH, from the coding sequence ATGAAAAAAATTGGCCTTTTATCGGATACTCATGGTTTTTGGGATGATGGTTTAGATGTTTTTTTTGCTGATTGCGATGAAATTTGGCATGCAGGCGATATTGGTGCGTTGGAGTTAGCCGATAAAATATCGAAATTTAAGCCCTTCCGTGCTGTTCATGGTAATATAGATGACCACAGAATAAGGATTAGCTATCCAAATTTTCTCCATTTTAAAATAGAAGGGGTTCGGGTGTTAATAACTCATATTGGCGGAACTCCTGGACGTTACGATGTTCAAGCAAAACCTCTAATTGAAACGCTGTCAGCCAATATTTTTATCTGTGGACATAGCCACATCCTTAAAGTAAAATTTGACAAAAAGCATAACTTCCTTTTCATTAACCCGGGTGCAGCCGGTAATAGCGGTTTTCATACCGTTAAAACAGCAGTACGATTTGTTATTGATGGAGAAAGCATCAAGGATATGGAGGTGTGGGAAAAGATCAGAAAAGGACACTAG
- a CDS encoding IS256 family transposase: MSIDEQFSYDAFEKEALAKLKKGVSLEGKDGVLAPLLKRLLEASLQGEMETHLQEERASGAERKNRRNGQTTKKVKTHYGSIAISTPRDREGTFEPEILPKRQTTLGDGLDHKIISLYAIGMSYSDICDHLSQLYQLTLSPATITAITDKILPAIEQWQTRSLESVYPILWLDAIHYKVREDNAIKTKAVYCLIGLNREGVKDLLGMYIGESESARFWLSVLNDIHRRGVQDILIASIDNLKGFAQAIEAVFPKTKVQLCIVHQIRNSLRYVAIKDRKEVVASLKEVYQANGLKQAEKALFQLDLRWQSKYPSMVKSWLENWNRLAQMFEFPDMVRKLMYTTNVIESFNSQLRKVTKSKRVFTNDQALMKLLFLVQQRIYEKAGPINGWRQVMAQLIIIFEDRLNVQ; encoded by the coding sequence ATGAGTATTGACGAACAGTTTAGCTACGATGCATTTGAAAAAGAAGCCCTTGCCAAATTGAAGAAGGGCGTTTCGCTAGAAGGTAAAGACGGCGTTCTAGCGCCATTGCTTAAACGCCTCCTAGAGGCGAGCCTGCAGGGTGAAATGGAAACCCACCTGCAGGAAGAAAGAGCCTCAGGGGCAGAAAGGAAGAACCGTCGCAATGGGCAAACCACCAAGAAGGTTAAAACGCACTACGGGAGTATTGCGATCAGCACTCCGCGTGACCGTGAGGGAACGTTTGAGCCCGAGATACTCCCCAAAAGGCAAACCACCCTTGGCGATGGGCTTGACCATAAGATTATCAGCTTATACGCGATTGGGATGAGCTACAGCGATATATGCGACCATCTAAGCCAGCTGTACCAGCTCACGCTTTCCCCGGCAACCATAACCGCTATTACCGATAAGATACTGCCAGCAATAGAGCAATGGCAAACCCGCTCCTTGGAGAGCGTTTACCCTATTCTGTGGCTCGATGCCATCCACTATAAGGTACGCGAGGACAACGCCATTAAAACAAAGGCCGTTTACTGCCTGATCGGGCTAAACCGGGAAGGGGTAAAAGACCTACTAGGCATGTACATCGGAGAAAGCGAAAGCGCACGCTTCTGGCTCTCTGTGCTCAACGATATTCATCGCAGGGGGGTACAGGATATACTGATTGCCAGTATCGACAACTTAAAGGGCTTTGCTCAGGCCATCGAGGCCGTTTTCCCTAAAACTAAAGTACAGCTATGCATTGTCCATCAAATCCGGAACTCCCTAAGGTATGTGGCCATAAAAGACCGAAAAGAAGTAGTTGCCTCACTAAAGGAAGTCTACCAGGCCAACGGCCTAAAACAAGCGGAGAAAGCCCTTTTCCAGTTGGATTTGCGATGGCAGTCAAAATACCCCTCAATGGTCAAGTCCTGGCTTGAAAACTGGAACAGGCTCGCTCAAATGTTTGAGTTCCCTGACATGGTAAGAAAGCTAATGTATACTACCAATGTAATCGAAAGCTTTAATAGCCAATTACGTAAGGTGACTAAATCGAAGCGAGTATTCACAAACGATCAAGCCCTGATGAAGCTTCTATTCCTGGTACAGCAAAGGATATATGAAAAAGCAGGACCGATTAATGGTTGGAGGCAGGTAATGGCGCAATTAATTATTATTTTTGAGGACAGATTAAATGTTCAGTAA
- a CDS encoding ribosomal RNA small subunit methyltransferase E: protein MQIFYAPDIASNTYTLPEEESKHCIRVLRLNTGDEITLIDGKGNLFTASISNPNPKRCEVIVTDVKTEFGKRNFYLHIAIAPTKNIERLEWFLEKVTEIGVDEITPILCDRSERKVVNNDRLEKIIVSAVKQSIKAYVPKLNEMISLKQFLNQSIDGQKFIAHCNSWDLPPLKDNLQPNSKVTILIGPEGDFTHNEVEQCLSNGYKEISLGTSRLRTETAGIVACHIANIFS, encoded by the coding sequence ATGCAAATATTTTACGCCCCCGATATTGCTAGCAACACCTATACTCTTCCTGAAGAAGAGTCAAAGCACTGCATCAGAGTTTTAAGATTAAATACAGGTGACGAGATTACCCTAATTGATGGTAAAGGAAACCTTTTCACAGCAAGCATCTCCAATCCAAATCCTAAACGATGTGAGGTTATTGTAACCGATGTAAAAACTGAGTTTGGCAAACGTAATTTTTACCTGCATATCGCAATCGCACCAACCAAAAATATTGAACGGTTAGAATGGTTTTTGGAAAAGGTCACTGAGATTGGAGTTGATGAGATTACACCAATCCTTTGCGACCGTTCAGAGCGAAAGGTTGTAAATAACGATAGGCTTGAGAAGATAATTGTTTCGGCTGTTAAGCAATCCATCAAAGCTTATGTACCTAAGTTAAACGAGATGATTTCGTTAAAGCAATTTCTAAATCAGAGTATTGATGGGCAAAAATTTATAGCCCATTGCAACAGTTGGGACTTACCTCCTCTAAAAGACAACTTACAGCCAAACTCTAAAGTCACAATTCTCATTGGTCCCGAAGGAGATTTCACACACAACGAGGTTGAACAATGCCTGAGCAATGGCTATAAGGAAATCAGCCTTGGAACATCGCGCTTAAGAACAGAAACTGCAGGAATTGTGGCTTGTCATATTGCAAATATATTCAGTTAA
- a CDS encoding GTP-binding protein translates to MKLVRSKQPCPKCGNKDFELGEAYIAGSILSKLFNQNRKFSSVTCVKCEYTEFYQISASKVLDVLDFIVG, encoded by the coding sequence ATGAAGCTAGTACGATCTAAACAACCTTGTCCGAAATGTGGAAACAAGGATTTTGAGTTAGGCGAAGCCTATATTGCAGGAAGTATTCTGTCAAAACTATTTAATCAGAATAGAAAATTTAGTTCGGTTACCTGTGTGAAATGTGAATACACAGAGTTTTACCAAATATCGGCAAGCAAAGTACTTGATGTTTTAGACTTTATTGTTGGATAA
- a CDS encoding RNA polymerase subunit sigma-24 produces MNANHTTDQELLSEIINGSNAALEMLIKRHERKVYTYILMMVRKPHLAEDLMQETFVKVIRSLKDGRYSENNRFQSWLMRIAHNLVIDHFRHEKQYREISNDDYPVDLFNTPRFAEMNIEQTMVFDRVLTEVRMLIDQLPEDQREVIMLRYYADLSFKEIADLTNVSINTALGRMRYALINLRKTAKDKNMCLELGF; encoded by the coding sequence GTGAATGCAAACCACACCACCGACCAAGAGCTTCTGTCGGAAATCATCAATGGTAGCAATGCTGCGTTGGAGATGCTTATAAAGCGTCATGAGAGAAAGGTATACACCTACATTTTAATGATGGTGCGTAAGCCTCATTTGGCAGAAGATTTGATGCAGGAAACCTTTGTAAAGGTCATCCGCTCGCTAAAAGATGGACGATACTCGGAAAATAATCGGTTCCAGTCATGGTTAATGCGCATTGCGCATAACTTGGTAATCGATCATTTTCGCCATGAAAAGCAGTATCGCGAGATTTCTAACGATGATTACCCTGTTGATCTTTTCAACACACCCCGTTTTGCAGAGATGAACATAGAGCAAACGATGGTGTTTGATAGGGTACTAACCGAAGTGAGAATGTTAATAGATCAGCTTCCCGAGGATCAAAGGGAAGTGATTATGCTTCGTTACTATGCCGATTTAAGTTTTAAGGAGATTGCCGATTTGACCAATGTTAGTATAAATACAGCCTTGGGTAGAATGCGCTATGCATTAATTAATCTTCGAAAAACAGCGAAGGATAAGAATATGTGCCTTGAACTTGGATTCTAA